The window taCAAATCCTAAActtcatattgttccaaacccatttgttttgtctgttttgtaTAATGCAAAACTGGCAGCCCCAGTCACCATTGACACTGAAAGGATTATGCACATGAATGGTGACTAATGTGTCAATCATATTCTACCaaacaattaattttttcactgaaaaaaatagtGATTCAGTATTGTTTTTTCCTTATTATTTTTAAGCAAAATCCTCACTAAATTGTGTTGGATttatgcttaaaggattagagGACTGTAATTTCAACCTTccaccatttggaggccattgaagtccactataaggagaataatcctggaatgttttcatcaaaaaccttcatttcttttcttctgaagaaagaaagacatgaacatcttggatgacatggaggtgagtaaattatcaggaaatttttatttgaaagtggactattgTTACAGATCCTCATGTTTCTGTCTGCCCCTGTGACCTAGTTTCCCCGTTCTGTCAATTAGTTCATTTGATtcacctgtgtcttgttaatCATCTCATCACCTTGTTTAGTCCCTTTgttaaggtgcgttcacgcggcctcgtaattcctgtagttacgagattctagcttgtaaaatgcgttcacgtcctcgtagagatcgtaattacagcttgtaagctgggagttttctgaaagctcccacatgtaccacgtggccgctgtaccacctgaccgctgtagattcatttaggcgttgatagtgatGCCATGGAAACGCTTAATTCCCAgtcaaaggacgtgaacagctccgaatataacgtcacgtgttgccATTTCAAGAtaccggtaaatacgaggtgacgtgaaggCAGCTTTAGTCCCTTGTATATATACCCTGTGTTTCTAGTCTTGTGTTGTCCGGTATCGTTTATATTATGTTGGTGTATGTTCCATTGGATTCCTGTTTCTCCTCAAGTAAAGACTTATATTCACTCTATCTCCTCGTTGTGTGCGTTGTATACCAGCAAACGTAACAACTATAACTTaaacgaaaaaaaaatgtttgggtTAAGAAATTTGATGAAATACTTTCTGTAAAGAATCAATCAAGGGCTTGACCTGCTCTGGAGACAATTCTATTGACAAAACACTCGTAACAGCATGCTACATATTCAAAACTATCTTAGTGAAATATGTGTTATTTACTTACTCTGTATGAGTCTAACTTTTCTTTGTGTGGGAAATGGTATGTAGATATATACTTGTGAACATGATCGCTGTCTTCCCCTTTCTCGTACAAATTTCTTGCAATGATTTTAGCGACATGATTTTTCCCAACTCCTGTACTCCCATGGAAAGAGAGGACCAGCGGTTTGTTTGGTTTGCTGTCAGCCATAAATGCTGATACAGCTTTTAATACAACATCAGATGCGATGTGCTGCCCAAAGAGAAAGTCTCTTAAATCTGCCTCCAAACCTGAAAGATGTTAAGATATGTGAAGTCAAAGTTTGTTTGTAGCTTGCAATAATAATTTGTACTATAAACAAATAACTCGGAAATCAAAAAATCATTTCAATAGAAGATTGTTGGATTTTTGTCTCAGTACAGTGAAATCACACCTGAAATAAGAACAAACACTTACTAgaagcaaaataaaatgttgtgaaaatgCCAGACTGTAGCCAGCTGAAAaagttaaagggatacttcaggatttagcattaagctttgtattagtagaataccactagtattttcgaattaccatGCTTTctcccttcatatcagcccgagatgagagatttatgcatttttattctgtaaaaaagcctccgatgagccatcggaggcttttttggccagaggcttaaaactacagccagtaatagcaggtagttccgcattttttcaccacgcccatatgGGGTTTCACTAACGCAGCAGACGCGATTGGAGTCTGAAATGACAAGTTCAATAACGTTACATAATATTTCAAGCAACTGAAGTTATTCTGAAGTGAAAAAATGTGGGTTTTTCGTTGCCCAAATAAGAAGGCAATACCTCTaacatatgcgcgtttgaggttactcacggacatagatcaaagattttatcaaaagtgggtgtcaattatatttttaagcttacagtaattagcattattttgttatagtctgcactacatcagtggttcatctcgcaaatgtatcggtctctgcagtcatctcaaccaatacagcaacaggcttttgtggtaacgttagcataaatagataaatagactaactcagttttacagaacagtggctttactttgataacagtcaacttagacaattacatataagttgcatatatctaacgttactttgctaagtttgcagttttactgctacctacaacactacatatgggctactgtgttatcagaaatagagtctagtatcagcgagtcttaggcgaatacgcttagtaccagatggcccaggctgttcgtcctctgggaaagtgaatatcgatggtatcgcggtgtccttcagaatggttctcttcattgcaaggatatttggttcgtagtcctcgtgcttgaaatggagactacatattctgcagtttttttaggttttctataacggtgtcatctccaaacttcaggtgtttgatggcccgcagccactgtttacattgctccaaatctttaatcggaaaatgatggaaacttacttgtcctttcctggttttgggtgtacaaagcaatttagcaccatttcgctgtaaatgtatgaactaactcacgatttatagaattaatatgtaacaaagcaagcctagttgtttgaattttcctggtaatgccgcctgtaaccgataggcgtggtttgggcgtggcctcgcaatggcagcaaaacaagtgcattctgggagttgttgtctttcatccacattagtcaaaaatacattttctgccttttctcagtctagaaagctccaaattcaaaaataatttcacatttctactacataaatgaccaattttaaatacacattcatctttccatgggtgaagtacccctttaaacCAGTTCATGCAGGTTTGCAGGTTTCTGGACAAATTTCTCAAAACCAGAGCAGCACACCAAAAAAATCTGACATGACATATTTTCTAAGGTTTTCTGATAATACCACATGAAAATTATTTCTTACAACTTCTAAAATGGTGTAAAAATATGAAAGGAATTTTATGTAACCTTTAGAATAAAAAAATGGATGTAATTCAGAAAGGGAATTATGACGAAAAAACACTGGAATGTCATTTAATTTCTATCCTTCTCCCTTTCTTTCATTAATgctatttttattcaaatgtatgTGGTAAAAACTATTATGTGGCAGCAGATTGAATGTAATGACGTGGGAGCATGTTATCACGTCATAACCACATTTTGGGAATAAAAAATTACATCTGAACCCGTCTACAAAGTATATAGAGGATTAAAATTTACCACAACCCTTTCACGAcagaaaaaaaggaagaaaagaaaagaaaaaaatacaacattgtGCTTGTAGGgaagttatttgacatattcaACAGCCTACCGGTTGGAAACAAAGGAAACTTTTGACATttgaaacattaaatatatcGTCAAAACAATCCGTTATTTTGCGGTTTTACTCACGTTTAGGGTCAAACGGCAGCAAATCATTCCGTTCAATAAATGTGTAAACCACATGAGATGCAGCAGCCGCGAGCATTTCCAGAAAACATGACGATAATGTAATATTAGACACCagaaataaaactattaaaacatgtcGAGCTTTCATTATAAGCGAATTATCCAAGCCTCTTTCAGTCTCGGGTTTTGTTTTCTGAAGGAACTCGGTGGGGAACAGATTGATTTAGAGACATAAACTGAACTCCTTCAGAAAATATTTCTTAACAGCATTTACTGACTACAAGCAAGAAAACAGGCTTTTCTTGTTTTTCCTGTTCAAGTCACGTACAccgtaaaaaaaatcccgttgtttctacggaaaaataccggcagctgtggttaccagaacaatactgtaaaaatgacatcaaaccgtacggagttacatgtgaattttacattttaaatatgtatatttaacattggatttcagtacactgtaaaaaaaatcccagtaaaatttacggtaaaataacgtatttcattaactgatataatgttaatttaccaacctaatgaagtactaatatctgttttgtatctttataatacactgacagtcaccaaacacagtggtgatgagagtcacatgatgaatcaaagttcatcacaagcagcttttccacaagctgagaaacacaatactaatatatagaaagtgcacacagtgtcattcacacacacactaaacaccatcatggtaacatgcatgaaattttaaaaatgcaataaacattaatttaacaacattagatgtaacataaaaccctaatgtacataactgattagaaaaaaatgagaaaaactaagaagaaacagagttatttcaacgaaaatatatcaaatgtgaagtgtcatgcagggaattgtgggaatgtcaatttacggtttttcactgtaaattttacaatgaattgttatttttcacttccaaaaactgtgaatttaacggtattttaccgtaaaattacattaaatataccgttagatctattacagttattcaccgtatatagtacagaaactttctgtaaaccaattgacagtttttcaccgcagcatttttacagtcttttactgttaaaatcacggtcattttttacagtgtaggctaTATTCAAATTTAACTCATTGTAACCATACAGAAATTCTTTACATTGAGTTACACAATGTGCTTCTTAGTTCTTACAATGAACTGTGATAATATTGAACTTTATGAGCtcttaaattatattaacatgTTTTTGAGTTCACATTATTGTGTATGAACTGTTTTGCATGTTGTGTATATTCACTTGTGTTCATTTTGTGATTCATCTCTTCATGAGTTTACTGTACAAGTGTGTCCATAATTATTAAGCAAGTTGAtattctgatcatatttttttttcctaacacattttaccaattccaaaccacatcaatcttaatattaaTCGTAAGCAAAAACTGTGGTGAAAAGTTGATACCTCATTGCTGTTCAACTATATGCATTAAAGAAACATCagcagtattaaaaaaagtgAACAAGAAGTTCTGCGAAAGTCTTTCATCTATTCATCATCATACAGCACCAACTTCTGTCTGACAGACTTGCATCCTTTAACAGCAAAGACTCTCTCTTCTTCAGGGAAGTAAGGCATGCCTCTGACCACACTATATACCAGATCATGAAATCGGGGTATTTTTAGATGGACAATCTCAGCCAGGACACACTTGCGCACATGCTTCAGCTCCAGAGGTAGGAAAGGAATAAAGTGATCAATCAGATAATGATCTATTAGACTGGAGTGCTGAAACCCACCTGTAAAATGTAAAGGAACAAATTTCATATATGTAATACAAGAATGTACATGCAGGTTTAAGTGAAATCAAATGTAAGAGGTTTAAGGTTTAAGAaacaaccatttaaaaaaaaaaatcagttaggaatataatgcttttttttattaacatttgacATATAAAACTTATCAAAAACATATTCATATGAATATAcctatatatataggcctatatagcAAAATATATTTCAGTGCTTTTTCAATACACACTGTTCTTATCATTGAAGATTTTAGTCTCCAGTTCTTTGCTGTTAATCCATAGATCTTCCCGTTTTTTGCCTTCTCTCCAGAAATCTAGAGCCATGTCAACAATCAAACGCCCACCTGCATTACTATAAATAAACAGTTTCTCATTAGTTGGGTCACTCTTTTGAGGTATTTTTTTACCAATCCGCTTGAATCTGACAATTCCATTTTTTACCTGAGAAAAATGAAGATTGCATTGTGGAATGACACTCCATCTACACGGGTATTGTAGTCTAGAAAAGGTTTAATGACGTCGATCAGCTGAGGATTCATCTTGTCCATTTCATCAAATATGAACATAGAGCGGGGAAAACTTGATACATTTCCATGAATCCACTGCTTTAGCTGTGACTGAATGTATAGAacatgcaaatgcttttaagaACATgcaatttttgtattttttttttaagaatatgaTTTACTATGTTTTAGTAACACTGTAGTACAGTAGCTATGGTTTTGGGTGAAACTGATGTTGTTTCATATAAATAAAGCATCAGTTAAAGGAGTTAACTCTCCTGAATTACTTTGGCTATGCTCATAATGGCAAAATGTGTAGACAgaactatataaaaataaaaactaagtaaaatatttgtcttttgtttattttaggtaCGAAACTGCTTACAGGTGTAGTTCACCCATTTATCCTCTTTTGGTCCCAAACCCATAAGTTTTTCTTTGCTCTGTAAAACATtagatttatgcttaaaacaaggtAAAGCCATCTgggataagacaaaaaaaaaaaaaaaaaaaaaattcaagatacAATTTCTGAAAACTAAtctcataaatgtattttactagaacttaaaggtgcagtatgtaataattctgtccactagaggtcgctagaggcctattcaaaacaaaggcgtagcttgatgacgccaagtttgagtgcagaatcttgggactcgggaagaaatcatgttcatggatgagattattaacgttactgtagtatgaagcagagcaggaccaagtgttgtgggagctgaacgaggagctggagcgattgcgcaacacacctcacgagcagcagagcTTTTATTATGAAACAGTCACTGGCGCCACTTCcgcttttctggtcatgagtatgaggtaacacagcgctgtttatcatattagatacatttgagtgtgttgaaaatggctgctgtgagacactgttgcacactgcagtaagctagatcgattttagaatatcatattacatgctggatggcttgtgttgagaATTCCCAGGTCACATGACATAGTCAGCCATGGGTGGAGCTAAGTCTCTTCAGGTGCACTGAATCATTATTTAGCTGCTGCTGTTTGGTGTGTGTGAAGCATGCAGCTGAACCTGACATTCCTTGTCCTTATCCTCAAAGAGAGCCTCTAGttagtgatgggcagatcgaggcttcatgaaacactgaagcagctgaatcaaatgtgccgtaatgattcaaggcttcgaaacaatctgacacccgtctccacggtgacccctagtggtcagagcagtgcaaatgcaacaaaactcaggccaaacatgcattaaaaatacactttaacaaatgtatttcaaaagttttatttaaagtaaaatcaattaaatggaattaactaatcatctaataagatttaatatagagtgtctgtataatttgtgttcttttatcaattttaaaggcttgtttatctgttccatggctcaagctaaacaggccaataagagattaataactaccattattcattttaattattctaatgtataattaaaacatctacaactgtataaaactgatcggagatcaggtaaaaccatagggtaaagcgagacacttgttcaatagttctcagtgaatctgcatgattcatgggctcactttatcatcgccctctatcggtgaaccactgaaatttcgaactggttcgaaacagtgatgacgtaatgaagcctcgtttactaaaatcacgtgactttggcagtttgatacacgctccgaatcactgattcgaaacaaaaagattcatgaagcttcggagcttcatgaagcagtgtttcgaaatcggccatcactaccTCTAGTACAGTTGATGCGTTTCTGACTATGTAAGTTTATTTCTTTTGGTATTTAATGTTATTTCTTGAAGTTATGTATGTTTGAGTTTTATGTGATTTAATTCATATGTATTAGTGCTCATATTTGATTgctaaactgttttttttttttttgttaattggaTTATGATTTGTTTGAGTTGTATTGTATCTAAGCCTTGTTTGttctttgttttggttttttttagaCACCATACAACTCTGTCTGAAACTCATGTTGCCATGGTTCGATTCCTATGCCTCCAAATGTCAAATAAAGATCATGGACTGAGTACTAGATCCACTGCGTTTTAATGGACACACCATCCTGGTAGCACATTCCTGAACCAATCTATTCCAAACTTTACaacttgtgttgataaatggcatgcaattaattttaaaatgtattgtatgatggagaaaattctgtattactgttactaaaaataaagctgcatctgattgtgctatgttagctacttgacaaaatagtgtttttttctgagacatggtaaagcatggtactcgcaaaaaatcaagaaaattagatttaaacaataagctatataacaattacttttctgtttataaatgtatcaaaacagttgttctcttgcctattaaaacatgtaatatattaaagcgtctttggtgtttccatggtttctacaaaataaaaccggaaactgaCAGAGACCGAAGCTAATATTCCATTAAaggcgggtatgacgcaattgacaggcgactcctcacacatcccacacgtcccggagccttggttaaaattgcaattttctcacgatttacaaatagttggaagcatttgggatattgtaagaactcaagtgaacaaaatatataacactgacctagtggtttttggatattttactgcaaaattcttacatatcgcacaaaaatactgattaataaaataatgttttgcaGTGGACGTTATGGTATGTTATTGAGCTTTCATAACTGGGACATGATGTGCACACACCTTCAGCTTCAACTATTATAGCTTGATCTAACCATGGTCACGCGTGAATCCACAGGGGAGCATTGTGGCCTTGCTCACCAAAAAAGCTACTGACTAAACACTTGCAACAGCTAGACTACCACCTTCCTAACTAACTAACTTGAAATATGGATTATGTAAAATGAAATGTGTATTATTTACTTACACTGTAGATGTGTGAATGCTCTTTGTGTGGGAAATGATGTTCAGATATAAATGTGTGAACATGCTTGCTCTGGTCCccttttttataaatgtttcttgcaATGATTTTAGCAACATGATTTTTCCCAACTCCTGCAGTCCCATGGAAAGAGAGGACCAGCGGTTTGTTTGGTTTGCTGTCAGCCATGAATGATCTTACAGCTTTTAGTACAACATCAGACGCAATGTGCTGCCCAAAGAGAGAGTCTCTTAAATCtgtttttaaatctgaaagaaTGTGACAAGACATTGCTTAATTCAGAGACATTGTTTGTAGTTTTAAATGTACACATTGGTGGCTGTCTGATAGTTCATACTGAAAACTCAACAAGCACAAAACATTTCAACAATGTTGAAATGCATTTTCAATTTTGTACATGGAAAAATCCATAATTCAATTTCCACCATGCTGGACCTGGTCGCTTCACAATTCAATTTTCAGACCatacaatgcaaatgcaaaaatcaaaaattgaaACCAGACGTTCATTTTTCCTGTTTTTCGGTTAACATCATAAATGGATGTTTGccatttttttcccattttttcAATTTCACTTTTGCAAAATGATGACTTAAGaaacaataattttaataaatgaaattaacCGATTTTCTATTTTCCCATTTTCTGTCTTGTAATTTGCGGCGTGGGCTGTACCATTAGCGCGGGGGTGTGGCCGCGGACTGCTGTCATCTCACTGATGTGCTTTCTTTACACTACATGTATGTTGAGGAGTAGTTTAAAAGAATGGAGGATGACCTTTTTCAATCAAAGTGctatcattttaaattattaatataataattgtgCTTAGACTATCCGGACTGGCCATCGCGAGCAGCTGGGAAAAGTTAAATCGCGGTGGCTTGGCTGATTTGGCACGTTgcttattactttattttattaatatacaatACCCTTGGTCAGGGGGTGCATTTTACTGGTAGGCTACAGTACAACCACGAGATCCCAGTTCATTTTCAGTGGGATAGACAGCAGATGGAGGGCAGTTCGAGCAGCAAGCCAAGGTCAAGGTCTAGCCAAGATCCTTCACGTCAATATAGCATGAAAGATAAAAAAGACTACCAAgcgaaaatatacaaaaaatttataaaaaaaaatatacaaaacattAAGTTTTTAGCTCTTGTTTGTAATATACGGAAGTCCTAAACGGccatggattattattatttttctatcgTGTTTTCTCGTGATCAAGACTTATTTTGtcgtgatctcgagataacaaaagttgttttgtcGTGATCACGACTTATCTTCTCGTGATCTTGAGATAACAAAATTTGTTTTGTCGTGATCACGACTTAATCTCTGCtctaaattacacaaatgtaGCAACAGGTGGCAGTATATTACCAAATATAACTGGTGATGCGCTCTAAATATCCACTTGACTGTATTAGTTCATATTGGCTCAGATTGTACGAGTTTCGGACAGAGATAGTTTTCGTGATCGCTTTATTTTTGCAGTATTGTGTGCGTTAAGTGATTAACTTATctgattataattattttgcttGAAAGTGTAGGCTATCTGTTATCGTTCTGACTAATTGCATGACTCACCATAGTTTCACTACCGCAATAGTTCGGTGTGATACTAAActtattgtttattaaaactaattttgatgTCACCGTATACTATTCTGTTTGAACCTTATTGTGTATCATTAAGACGCTATTTTAATCATCTTAGTTTCAGTGTTCGTTTACCTAAAAATGTCACAATGTATATTGATAAGAAATATGATTTATAGCCAATGTCATTTAAAGCTGccgtaggtaacttttgtaaaaaaatattttttacatatttgttaaacctgacattatgtcctgacagtagaatatgagacagataatctgtgaaaaaaatcaagctcctctagctcctcccagtggtcctattgccatttgcagaaatacaccgctcccggtaagaaacaaccaatcagagccaggaggagtgtcttagcagtgtcaatcaatcaagctcgcgtgcgcgctgatcacactcctctcatgcacagtgtacaggcgtcaaattcaagattaccggtgtgccacagctttgcttatggcgaaataaaacgatgttatatgcaaaggaccaccctgaaatctacaagaaaccatgccatacataatttgtcagtcctgttttgaaattatcttagttgtgtagttcttaaaaaattaaacaaatcaagcagggatacttacttgtcaagcagaaatgtggctgactctgcatcggtttttaatccgttcaggacacgtagctccctgcacctcggaaaagccgctccgatatttaccctcgttttatttcgggctctatctaattctttctttttggcttttttatcatcgtcatctgtctttttccgtttacccgtctttattttatgagcaggtgccactcgaggaattgacagtttggattgtttttccgccataagcaaagctgcggcacaccggtaatcttgaagcctGTATGCGCCGGCGCTGTGCATGGgaggggtgagatcagcgcgcacgcgagcttgattgattgacactgctaagacactcctcctggctctgattggttgtttcttaccgggagcggtgtatttctgcaaatggcaataggaccactgggaggagccagaggagcttgattttttcacagattatctgtctcatattctactgtcaggacataatgtcaggtttaacaaatatgtaaaaaaatttttttttacaaaagttacctacagcagctttaattcaGTGATAGTGTGTAACCTATTgtattttctacatttctttgtaggaaacaacacacatacacataaacaCGCTTCTCAAACAGCATCCCAAGATTGTTTTAGCCTATATCAACTagattaaagtttttttttgctttgttttttggaAATCTGGAGTATTGCACCTCTTTTTAATGGAAGATAGGAGGAAGACAGTTTAATGCACATGATATCACAGCCTATCCTACATGacgaataaaaataacaaacacattatgaaatataaatgaGTAGCCTACGGAAAATAAAGTTGGTTTAATCTAAAAGGTTTTAGAATTCTAGAATAATCTGGCATCTTTCTGAAGGCACTCTGCCTGCGCTTGAGATGCTCTGTTGAATATTGTTAATTTCACAAACAATATGTTAAGCGTACATTTATTGAACAGTGATTGATTAGCccatatgtatttatttattgtaaactttattattaagtgAAGAAAACATTTAGCTAAAATATCCGCAAGATATAGCCTAACAGCGCATGATTTAACCGTCGATCAGATGCGCCTCAAAGTTGTGttcgttactatagcaacagtagaatACGGGTACAGTGTTTCAGAATCAATCATTGTAAAAAGAACTTTTATGTCATGATCACgacaaaacaacttttgttatctcgagatcacgagaaaattaagtcgtgatcacgagaaaacaacttttgttatctcgagatcacgaGAAAATAAGTCGTGATCATGAGAAAACAAGATAGAAAAAGATAATAATCCATGGCCTTTTAGGGCTTCCGTAGTAATACAATATTTGTACAGTAAAAATGCAGATGTTTTCTTTAGCGGGCATTGCTCATTACCACGGCAACCACTTGAGCTTCCGCACTTCACAAGCTTCTCGTTCGCT of the Megalobrama amblycephala isolate DHTTF-2021 linkage group LG24, ASM1881202v1, whole genome shotgun sequence genome contains:
- the LOC125259840 gene encoding torsin-1A-like, yielding MMIVLHVLIVLFLVSNITSATLSCSGVLWVTVGLLATLTPMLIVEFELDPLLPFNPEDLKTDLRDSLFGQHIASDVVLKAVRSFMADSKPNKPLVLSFHGTAGVGKNHVAKIIARNIYKKGDQSKHVHTFISEHHFPHKEHSHIYSSQLKQWIHGNVSSFPRSMFIFDEMDKMNPQLIDVIKPFLDYNTRVDGVSFHNAIFIFLSNAGGRLIVDMALDFWREGKKREDLWINSKELETKIFNDKNSGFQHSSLIDHYLIDHFIPFLPLELKHVRKCVLAEIVHLKIPRFHDLVYSVVRGMPYFPEEERVFAVKGCKSVRQKLVLYDDE